TCAACGTGGAGGAGATGCTCCAAAAGACCGCCCACATCGGCGATTAATCCTCTTCCACCAGCGCGAATTCATTTTGGGGCGCCCCGCAGGAGGGGCAATGCTCCGGAAGCCCTTCCTTGCGGTGGACCAGCTCCCCGCATTTCAGGCAACGCCACATCAACTCGGTCTCTTCCGTTACCGCGTTATAGCGGTATTGGTCGAGGATCTTGATCTTGGGGATAAAACCCGGAATAGGGCCCATGATCGCCTCCGATCCCTTACGCCTTCAACTTAGGCCGGAAGCGAATGGAAAAGGAAGAGGGGAACCGCGGAAATCCCTAGGCTTTTTGGGGCGGTTTTTTGCCCCGGATCCACAGGAAAACGCTCAGGGCCAGGACGACCCATTGGGCCAGCAGTGTTTCCCGCGTGGGGTAGAGCCCCAGCCAATCCGAATGCAGGGCCAGGGGTGAAAGGGTCACGGACAGGAGATCCACTTCCTGGAAGGAGTGGGCGGCCTTTCCGGTCAGGATGACCGCCAATAGGACCATGATGATCGAGGAGATGTTGAACAGGGTCTTGATGGGGATCCGGGTGCTGAAGTGAACGAGGACCCAACCCAGGACGAGGACCGCCGCAAAGGCCGCCACGACCCCGGCCCCGAGCGCGGTCTTGGTGTCCATGCCGCCCTCCAGCCAGATGGCCCTCAGGAAAAGGACGGTCTCGATGGCCTCCCGGAAGGCCGCCAGGAACGAGATGAAGGCCAGTTGGATGAGGTTCCGTTCCTCCACCGCGGCCTTGACCTGGACCTCAATGAATTGTTTCCATCGGGTGATCTCCGTGCGGCTGTGGAGCCAGAAGCCCAGGTAAAGAAGGATCAGGACGGTCACCACTCCGGTGACGCCTTCCATCAATTCACGCCCCATCCCGCTCAAGCCCATCAGCCATCCCGAAAAGAACCAGGCCAGGATGCCCAGCCCCACCGCCGCCAGCCAGCCGCCATGCACCCAGCGGGCCGCTTTTTGCGCGCCCGACACCCGGATCACGCCCAGCAGGGCCACGATAAGGAGGGCGGCCTCGAAACCTTCGCGAATGAGGATGCCGAAGGCGAGCAGGAAGGTCAGGCCGGGGGAGGAACCCTGTTGTCCCAGGGTCTTGCGGGCCTGTTGGATGAGGTCCTGGGCCTTGGTCACGGCCAAGGCCACTTCCTTGGGCGGCTTTTGGGAATTCATGCCGGAACGCACCAAGCCCATCGCTTCCTCCAGGTCGCCGACCGCCCGGGGATCGTCGGCCCTCAAGCGGGATTCGATGGGTTCGATGCCTTCCAGATAGGATCGGACCGCCTTTTTGGCCGCGGAATCGAAGTGGAAGGCCTGGTAATCCCGGAAGGCCGCGTCCAGCAGGGAAGAGGCCAGGTCGAGGGAGGCGGCCGGGGAATTCTGGTTGGAGTGGAGCCGGAGGGCCGCCAGGGTTTTCCCTCCTTGGTCCGCGGAAAGGGAGAACCTCTGGGCAAGGGCTTCATCGGAGGAACTGGCGACCGATTTCAGGAGATCACCATCCTTCAGCTTGGAGCGGGCCTTCAATTCCTGGAAAAGGGCGGCGGTGTCCTCCGGGTTGTCCTGGTAGCGCAGGGAGATGATATAGAAGGCCAGGTTCCAGGTGTCCTCATCGGAGAAATTGGGGAATCCCGCCATGGGTGTGTTGGGGACCCCGAGGCGTGCCGTGTTGAAGACCTGGAAGGGGGAGAGTTCCCGCATCTTGGTCAGGTCCTGGAAGTTGGCGGGTTTTGTCTCCAAACCCTTGGCGCTGGGGCCGTCGCCGCGGCCCTCGGTTCCGTGGCACTTGGCGCAATTGTTCTGGAAAAGCATGCGCCCTGTGGTGAGGTTGGGCCATTGAGCGGGGGCGACGGGAAGGTCCACCCATTGGATGACCTTGGCCTGGGCCTGCCGGGCGGCGGCGGCCACGGTCTGCGGGTCGGCCTTGGCCCGGATCAATCGGTCCACGTGTTCGACGAGCAGGGGGATCTCGGTGGAGGCCTTTAGTTCCGGAAGGGAGCGGGCTAGGTCCAGGGCGGTCTTGGAGAAGTCGGTCTGTTCCTTGTATTCGCTCAGGCTGATGACCTTGCCGTTCTTGACCGCCCCGCCATAATCCACCGCCAGGTAGTCCATGAGATGGACGAGGAACCGGGGGGATTTCTCCGGGCTTTCCTCGGCCTGGGCCGGATGCCGGGTAAGACTTGGAATGAGAAAGGCACCCAGCAAGAAGAGAAGGGCCAAGGTGCCGGCGAGTTTTTTCAAAAGGGTTCTCCTGAAGGTCCCTTAGAATATTGATAATGATTATCAATATCAAGGATGAAACCTGAAGGGATGGTAAAGGAACGAGGGCTGGGTCTTTTATGACCTAGATGGGTCTGGGGAACCGGAAGACCGTGAATTTTGCCGGGATCTTATTCCCCGAGTTTGCGCAGGGTCTCGAAGGAATAAAGGCCCGTCCCATGGCCGTCGGACCATTGGAAATGGAGGGCGTAACGTCCCACGGGGGCGACCCCCACGATGCGTACCGCCGGGTCGATGGAGGCAAGGTTGATCATCCGTTCGCCCGTCACTTCGTTCACGCATTGGGCGCAGGGACACATGCTCCGCAGATAACGGTTGGGGTAGCGCATGAGGCTCCCGTCGTCCCAGGTGATGGTGGTGACCTGGGGATCCTTGGTGTCCACTTCCCGGGGACGGTTGGAGACCTTGCCGGTCGCCTCGTTGATGATCGAGAGCTGGGAGGCCATTTGACGGGCGATGAGGGCGTAGGCCTTGCCGGAAGGGGAGTCGGGGTGGGCGGCGACCGTGGGCACGCCGTAGTCCCCGTCAGCGGCGATGGTGGGCTCCAGGGGCAGTTCACCCAGGAAGGGCACCACCACTTCCTCCGCCATCTTCTTGCCCCCGCCCTTCTTGAAGATGGGGGTCACTTCATGACAATGCTCACAGACAAAGCCGCTCATGTTCTCCACGATACCGATGATGGGCACCTGGACCTGCTGGAACATCCGGAGACCCTTTTGGGTGATGGTGCGGGCCACGTCCTGGGGGGTGGTCACGATGACGGCCCCGGCCAGGGGAGCGGATTGGGTGAGGGTCAATTGGATGTCCCCGGTGCCCGGGGGAAGGTCGATGAGGAGGTAGTCCAACTCGCCCCATTCCACCCCGCCCAGGAACTGCTGGATGAGCTTGCTGGCCATCGGTCCGCGCCAGATAAGGGCGGTGTCGGAATCGGCCTGGAGCATGCCGACGGACATGAACTTGATGCCGTGCTTCTCGAAGGGGACCATCTTCTTGGTCAGGGGGTCGGTGGCCGGCTGCTGGCCCATGACGCCCAGCATGCGGGGGATGGAGGGGCCGTAGACGTCGGCGTCCATGAGCCCGACCTTGGCGCCGGTCTTGGCCAGGGCCAGGGCTAGGTTGGCGGAAACCGTCGACTTGCCCACGCCGCCTTTGCCCGAGGCTACCGCGATGAGGTTCTTCACTGAAGGCATGTTGAGGTTCTGGATGCCGGTGGAGGCCTGGCGCACGTTGGAGGTCATCTTGACCTCGACGGCGGAAACGCCGGAGAGCTTCTTCACCTCGGCCTCGGCTTGGGTCTTGAACTGGTCCTTGACCGGGCAGGCGGGAGTGGTGAGCTCGATGTCGAACCGGACCTTGCCGTTTTCGATGGCCAGGTTCTTGATGAAACCGAGCGACACGATGTCCTGGTGGAGGTCGGGATCTTTGATGACCCGAAGGGCGTCGAGGATGGCTTGTTCGTTGAGGCTCATGGATATTTCTCCTTGGTAAACCGGGCCCTTAAAATCTGCGCTAAGGCCTGAAAAAGCAAGTGGGTTTTGAGATGACGCTATCTTGTCAGCCACCGTCGCATGGCAGGGGCGGGAGCCAGAAAATTCCTATTTTCCCGTTTTAAATGCGTTAAAATGCCGCTGTTAAGGCCTCCGCTTCCCATTTTTCATCGTTATCCCGGGTTGTTCGCGCGAAAGGCACCCTAGCATGAAAGCCGTCATCATGGCCGGCGGGTTCGGAACCCGCATGCGGCCCCTTACCATCAATATTCCCAAGCCCATGCTCCCCATGGTCAACCGGCCCATGATGGAGATCATCGTGGACCTGCTCAAGAAGCACAAACTCAACGACATGATCAGTGTGGTCTTCTACCAGCCCGAGATCATCACCGAGTATTTCCGCGACGGGGCCGACTTCGGCATCCAGATGGCCTACAAGGCCGCCGAAAGCGACCTGGGGACCGCCGGATCCGTCAAGAACTGCCAGTCGATGATCGGCAAGGAACGCTTCGTCGTCATCTCGGGGGACGTTCTGACCGACTTCGACCTGACCGCCGCCCTCAAGTTCCACGAACAGAACAAGGCCAAGGCCACCATGGTCCTGACCCGGGTGGAGAACCCGCTGGCCTTCGGGGTGGTCATCACGGCCAAGGACGGCAAGATCGAGCGCTTCCTCGAGAAGCCCACCTGGGGCGAGGTCTTCTCGGACACCGTCAACACCGGCATCTATATCCTGGAACCCGAGGTGCTGGACCTCTTCCCCGAAAAGACCGAGTACGATTTCTCCAAGAACCTTTTCCCCCTGATGCTCAAGGAGGGGATGCCCCTTTACGGCTATATCGCCCAAGGCTATTGGGCGGACATCGGCAACCTGGACCAATACCGCATCGCCCACCAGGACATCTTCGCGGGCAAGGTGGAGGTGGGCATCCCGGGTTCCCGTCAGAACAAGATGGGCAAGGAGATCTGGACGGGGAAGGGGTGCCATATCGACCCCTCGGCCCAGCTCTCGGGCACGGTGGTGCTGGGGGACAACTGCAACATCGGGAAGAACGCCAGGATCAGCAACTCGGTATTGGGCGACGGTTGCCAGGTGGAAGAGGGCGTGGTGCTGACCAACGCCACCGTTTGGCGCAATGTCCAGATCGGAGCCGAGGCCCAGGCGAGGGAATGCGTCATCTCCTCGGGCACCGATGTGCACGAGAAGGCCTCCATCTTCGAGGGTGCCATCATCTCGGACAACTGCTCGATCGGGAAGGAAGCGGTCATCAAGGCCGGCGTCAAGGTCTGGCCCAACAAGGTGGTGGAGGACGGGGCCCAGCTTTCCACCTCGCTCATTTGGGGCGACAAGTGGTCCCGGTCCATCTTCGGCCAGCACGGCGTGACCGGCATGGCGGGCATCGACATCACGCCCGAGTTCGCGTCCAAGCTGGGCGCGGCCTACGGGGCGTCCCTCCCCAAGGGCTCCACGGTCGTCACCGCCCGGGACATCCACAAGACCAGCCGCATGATCAACCGGGCCCTCATCTCGGGCATCCTCTCCTCGGGCGTCAATGTGCACGACCTGCAGGACATGCCCATCTCGGTGGCCCGCTACGCCGTGCCCAAGCTCTCCAACGCCGGGGGCCTTCACACCCGCAAGAGCCCCTTCGACAAGCAGTACATCGACATCAAGTTCTTCGACAATCGGGGGTTGGCCCTTTCCTCCGGCAAGGAGAAGGGCATCGAGAACCTCTTTTACCGGGAGGATTTCCGTCGGGCCACCATGGAGGAGACCGGGGAACTGTCCTTCCCGCACCGCCTGCTCGAGTTCTACCACGAAGGCTTCCTGGAAGCCCTCGACGTGAAGGCCATCGCCGAGGCCAAGCCCAAGGTGGTCATCGATTACGCCTTCTCCGCGGCCGCCCCCATCTTCCCCTGGCTGTTGGGCAAGTTGGGCTGCGAGGTGGTGGCCTTGAACGCCTATATGGACGAGACCAAGCTCACCAAGACGCAGGACGAGTTCAACGCGGCCCTCAAGCAATTGTCCGATATCGTGCCGACCCTCAAGGCCAACTTCGGCGTGCTTTTCGACGCCGGGGCCGAGAAGATCTTCGTAGTGGACGAGAAGGGGCACCTGCTCCACGGGACCGAACTCCTGGCCCTTTTTTCCCTCTATACCTACAACCGGACCCCCGGGGCCAAGACGGTGGTGCCGGTCAACGGATCCCAGATCCTGGACGACCTGGCGAAAGCCAAGGGCGGCAAGCTCCAGCGCACCCGCATCAACTATTACTCGCTCATGGAAGCGGCGGCGCAAAAGGACGTGGCCTTCGCCGGGGAATCGGACGGCGGGCTCATTTTCCCGAAGTTCGCGCCCATCATGGATGCCATGATGTCCACGGCCAAATTGATGGAAGTGATCGCGCTGGAAAAGAAGCCCATTTCCCATTACCTCGAGCAACTGCCCAAGAAGATCCAGGTCAGCCAGAAGGTGCCCTGTTCCTGGGAAATGAAGGGCACCATCATGCGCCATCTCATCGAGGACACGGCCAACGAGAAGCGGGAGCTCATCGACGGGGTCAAGCTCACCTTGAACGGGTCCTCGGTCATGATCCTGCCCGACGCCGACATGGCCATCTTCCACGTGAGCGCCGAGTCCGAGACCGAGAAGAAGGCCCAGGAATTGGTGGCGTCGTTCTCGGAGAAGATCAAGAAGTGGCAAGGATGAGACGACCCTAAGGCCCTTGCCGCCGAACCAAAGGCGTTGTTGCCTTCGACCTTTTTTCGTAAACTTTCCACGATTTCCATGTCCACTCCCTCATTCAAGGAAACGAACTTGGCCAAGATCACTTTCGGCAACTCCGGCCCCTCGCGTGCCTCAGGGCAGCCTAATTGCGATCTTTCTTCATTTGAAAGTGTGAGGCCCAACCGTGGCTAAAATCACCTTTGGAACTTCAGGTTGGCGGGCCATCCTGGCCGATGAATTCACCTTTGCCAACGTCCGCATCGCCGTGGCCGCCATCGCCCAGCACCTGCAACAGAGCGGGGAAGCGGGCAAGGGCGTGGTGGTGGCCGGGGACTACCGGTTCCTCTCCGAAGAGTTCATGAAGGTGACCGCCCAGGTCCTGGCCGGCCATGGCATCAAGTCCTTTGTCTGCCCGGTGGGGACGCCGACCCCAACCGTTTCTTATGAGCTCCTGCGTCGTGGCTGTGCCGGCGCCATCAATTTCACCGCTTCCCACAACCCGGCCCAGTACCAGGGCCTCAAGTTCAACGGCTCCGATGGAGGCCCGGCCCCGGTCCAGGTGACCATGGCGCTGGAGGCCCTCACCGAGAGCCTTGCGGTGAAGAACGCCAAGGTCCCCGAGATGAACGAGGAGCAGGCCCGGGAAAAGGGATTGATCGTCGATATCGATCCGAAAGAGGAATATTTCAAGCGCATCCGCGAGTTCGTCCGGTTCGACGCGCTCAAAAAAGCCCGCATGAAGGTGGTCGTGGACCTGATGCACGGCAACGGGGCCGGTTACCTGGACGCCCTTCTCCAGGAGTCGGGGGTCACCTTGAAGGTCCTTCATTCGAACCGGGACCCTTTCTTCGGCGGTCATCATCCCGAACCCGGGGGGGAAGAACTGAAGGAAGCCGTTCAGATGGTGCGGACCTGGCCCGCCCATATGGGCCTTGCCAATGACGGGGATGCGGACCGGTTCGGCATCATCGATTCGGATGGGACCTACATCACCCCCAACGAGGTGCTGGCCATCCTCTTTGACCACCTGTTGGAGACCCGGGATTGGAAGGGTTGCGTGGTGCGGACCGTGGCCACCACCCACCTGATCGACGAGATCGCCAAAGCCCACAACGTGCCGCTGAAGGAAACCCCGGTGGGATTCAAGTACATCGCCGAGATCATGGCCAAGGAACCCATCATCATCGGAGGCGAGGAATCGGGCGGATTGACCGTCCACGGCCACGTGCCGGAAAAGGACGGGATCCTGGCCTGCCTGCTCATGGCCGAAGTGGTGGCCAGCGCGGGCAAGAACCTCTCGGCCGTCCTCAAGGGCCTTCACCAGAAATACGGCGCCTTTTATTCGGACCGTTTGAACCTCAAGCTCCGGGACGGCCTGAAAGAGGTCATGACCGCCAAGCTCAAGGACAACCCGCCCGCCGAGATCGCGGGCCTCAAGGTGGCCCAGATCGTCCGAAAGGACGGGACCAAGTTCCTCCTCGAGAACGGCGAATGGCTGATGGTGCGTTTTTCCGGGACCGAGCCCCTGATGCGTTGTTATATGGAAGCCAGGACCTTGGAGGGCCTGGAACGCCTCCGCCAGGCCGGCCAGGAACTGACCCGTGCCTAAAAGGCCCTATCCGGGGGCTTTCCGAAAACCCCTGCCAAATCCCTTGCCGCGACCGAATTGCGATAAAATTGGGCTCGGTCGATCCGTTTACCTCTTCCTGGGGGTTCGGTCCCATGCTCAAGCATTTTCCCGTCCTCGAAAAGATCCTGCCCAAGTTGAAGGCTGCGTTCCCTATGGCCGTTCTGTGGCTTCTCTTGACCGTGGGCGCGGGCATCCTGGCCGCCCAGTTCATCGATGATCCGGTCATCGTGGAAGTCTTGGCCCTGATGGTCGGTGCCCTGCTGCTTTTCTGGTGGGCGTTACTGGCCTGGCGGATCCGCAACGCCGTTCTCCTGGAGACCCAGGACCTCTTTTTCACCCACCAAATGGTCTCCTACAACTTCCCCAAGGTGACGGGGTCCATGCCGTGGAACACGGCTCTTCTGATGGAGAAGCTCGTCGAGGGAAGCGCCCAGGAATACCGGACGCTCCAGGAAAAAGCCAAGCTCTCGAACCAGACCCTGGAGAAATACGTGGGGACCTCCGTGACGGAAAGGGCCACCAAGAAGGCCCTGGGCTCCGAATTGGGCGGGGAGCTCCGGAAGGTCTATGTGCTTTTCTCCGACGTGCGTGGTTTCACCAGCATGACCGAGCAACTGAAGCCCGAGGAAACGGTGGAGATACTGAACAAGATGTTCCAGGGGATGGAGGAAGTGATCACCCAGGGTGGGGGGGACATCAACAAGTACATCGGGGACGCCATCTTCGCCTATTTCCGCCGCCCCTATGGGAACGAGGAGGAGCCCGCTCGGGCGGTGCTACGCACCGCGATCCGTATGCAGGACCGGTTCGAGCTTTTGAACCAATCCTTCAAGGTGGCCTATAGCCGGGAGGTGAAGATCGGCCTGGGGATCGGCATCACGGCGGGGGAGGCCATCGTGGGCAATCTGGGCTCGACCAACCGGATGGAATTCACCCTCATCGGTGACACGGTGAACATGGCCTCTCGGCTCTGCGGGGTGGCCAAGCACGGACAGGTGCTGGTGAACGAGGAGATGGCCAAGGCGTGCCGGGATTCCTTCACCCTTTCACCGCTTTCGCCCATGCAGATCAAAGGTAAAAGCGAGATGCAGACCCCCTATTTGGTGCAGGGAGAGCGATTGGGCATCGGCCGGTAGCACAAGGTTTTCGGGCCGTCCCCTTTCCACCGGTCCTTCCCTGGGGAATAATGGTCCATCCCCCTTGGAAGGCGCCCATGGCTTCCCGCAAACCCAAGAAGAACAAAAAGAGCCTGCCCAATGGAAAGGTCCTGACCGCCTACCGCCATTTAGGACTGAAGCAGGACCCTTTCACGACCCTTTCGCTCCAAGGCCACAACCTCGATTTTTTCATCGGTCGGGAAGACCTGTTGGACCGGCTCCTTTCCCTGGCCCTGTCCGTTTCCAACGTGGGAGTGGCCGGCGAGCCGGGGGTGGGGAAGAGCAGCCTGATGCAGGCCTTGCGGGCGCGGGTCCCCTCGGCCTACCACACGGTCGCCATCGGTGTGCCCCTGGACGACGCTTCCTACTTCCTCAACGAACTGTTGCGTGAGATCCTGGTGGCCATCCCGAAGGTCCCGGGCATCAAGGCCCAGGACCTGCACCGGAAACTGGAATCGGGCGAGTTGAGCAAGAACGCCGTCTTTTCGGTCATCCGTTCCCTGGTCTCCAAGCTCCGGAAACCCCTCTTGGTCTTTGTGGATGATCTGGAGAAGATCAAGGGCGACCGGGTCCATCACCTGACCCGGTCCGAGAAGACCCTCCAGCTTTTGGAGGAATTGAAGGCCCTCCTCGAGCTTCCCAACATCGCTTTCGTCATGGCCCTGCAGGAGGAGTTCTATTCCAAGGTGAACCAGGTGGTCCGGGAGGGGGCGGAGCCCACGGTGCTCGGTCTTTTCAAGAACGTGGTGCTGGTCGAAAAATTCACCCCGGATCAGTTGAAGGACATCCTGGCCTTGCGGCTCTCCAAAGCGGGGTGGAAAACCCCCGTGGAGGATTTCCTGGAGCCCGAGGCCCTCACCCTGGCCCTGGCCCTGTCCTCGGGCAATGCCCGGCGGTTCGTCTTCCTGCTCTCCGAGGCCATGTACCGGGGCTTCAAGCGCGGGGGGAGGCGGGTGGAGTTCCAGGACCTTTTCGAGGCGGTGAACGAGCACCTGAAACTGGACCTGGTCTGTAAGAAGCTCCTTTACTTCCTGGCCAAGTCGGGGCGGGCGGTGGCTTCCAACCAGGACCTGCAGGCCTTCATGGGGCTGGACATGATCTCGATCGCCCGCCGCCTGGAGATCCTCACCAAGAACCGCCTGGCCGAGATGGTGGATGTGGCCGGCGGGGCCAAGGTCTACGCCCTTCCGGGCCAGGGCCAGGGACCGGCCCCGACCCCTTCCGCCCAGGTCCAGGTCTCCCGGACCGCCGAAGGGGAGAAGGTCTACCGCCTGTTGGACGAGAACTCGAACTGAACGGATCCCGAGGTCCCCTATGAAATACCTGGTCGTCCTAGTGACCACTCCCGACCGCAAGACCAGTGAAAAACTTTCCCGGGGCTTGGTGGCCCATCAAATGGCCGCTTGCGTGAACATCGTGCCGGGCGTTCGGAGCCGTTACCGCTGGAAGGGAAAGGTCGAGACCGCCCGCGAGGAATTGCTCCTCATCAAGACAGGCCGATCGAAATTGTCCGCCCTCACCCGGTGGGTGCGTGAGAACCATCCTTACACCGTTTGCGAGGTCGTGGCCCTGCCCATCCGGGGCGGGAGCGAAGCCTACCTAGATTGGATCGCCGCCAGCCTGGCCTGAGCCGGACCACCCTGCCATCGAAAGAGATCCATGCCCTCGGTCGAGACCAATGTTCAAACCTTTCGCACCCTCCTGCTGACCCGGACCGTTTGCGTGGTGATGATGTTCTTGCTGTTCAGTTTCACGGAGGCGCGCCACGCGGCGGCGGGCGTGGTCCTGGGTTGGGATATCCTTTTTTTGGCCCTTTTTTTGAGCCCTCTCTTTTGGGCCGTCGGCCGCATCAAACGGCTTTTGGGCTGGTTGATGCCCCTGATGTTCCTGGTGGACAGTCTTCTGGTGGGCGCCTGGGTGACGGCCTCGGGGGGCGCGGTGAGCTTTTATATGCCCTATTTCCTGCTCCTGTTGGTGGCGGCCATCCTGATCCTACCCCGCACCCAGGCCATCCTGGTGGTGCTGTTGATCTTCGGCGTCTTTTTCGGGACCCTTTACCTGG
The genomic region above belongs to bacterium and contains:
- a CDS encoding cytochrome c/FTR1 family iron permease, producing MKKLAGTLALLFLLGAFLIPSLTRHPAQAEESPEKSPRFLVHLMDYLAVDYGGAVKNGKVISLSEYKEQTDFSKTALDLARSLPELKASTEIPLLVEHVDRLIRAKADPQTVAAAARQAQAKVIQWVDLPVAPAQWPNLTTGRMLFQNNCAKCHGTEGRGDGPSAKGLETKPANFQDLTKMRELSPFQVFNTARLGVPNTPMAGFPNFSDEDTWNLAFYIISLRYQDNPEDTAALFQELKARSKLKDGDLLKSVASSSDEALAQRFSLSADQGGKTLAALRLHSNQNSPAASLDLASSLLDAAFRDYQAFHFDSAAKKAVRSYLEGIEPIESRLRADDPRAVGDLEEAMGLVRSGMNSQKPPKEVALAVTKAQDLIQQARKTLGQQGSSPGLTFLLAFGILIREGFEAALLIVALLGVIRVSGAQKAARWVHGGWLAAVGLGILAWFFSGWLMGLSGMGRELMEGVTGVVTVLILLYLGFWLHSRTEITRWKQFIEVQVKAAVEERNLIQLAFISFLAAFREAIETVLFLRAIWLEGGMDTKTALGAGVVAAFAAVLVLGWVLVHFSTRIPIKTLFNISSIIMVLLAVILTGKAAHSFQEVDLLSVTLSPLALHSDWLGLYPTRETLLAQWVVLALSVFLWIRGKKPPQKA
- the apbC gene encoding iron-sulfur cluster carrier protein ApbC; amino-acid sequence: MSLNEQAILDALRVIKDPDLHQDIVSLGFIKNLAIENGKVRFDIELTTPACPVKDQFKTQAEAEVKKLSGVSAVEVKMTSNVRQASTGIQNLNMPSVKNLIAVASGKGGVGKSTVSANLALALAKTGAKVGLMDADVYGPSIPRMLGVMGQQPATDPLTKKMVPFEKHGIKFMSVGMLQADSDTALIWRGPMASKLIQQFLGGVEWGELDYLLIDLPPGTGDIQLTLTQSAPLAGAVIVTTPQDVARTITQKGLRMFQQVQVPIIGIVENMSGFVCEHCHEVTPIFKKGGGKKMAEEVVVPFLGELPLEPTIAADGDYGVPTVAAHPDSPSGKAYALIARQMASQLSIINEATGKVSNRPREVDTKDPQVTTITWDDGSLMRYPNRYLRSMCPCAQCVNEVTGERMINLASIDPAVRIVGVAPVGRYALHFQWSDGHGTGLYSFETLRKLGE
- a CDS encoding mannose-1-phosphate guanyltransferase, whose translation is MKAVIMAGGFGTRMRPLTINIPKPMLPMVNRPMMEIIVDLLKKHKLNDMISVVFYQPEIITEYFRDGADFGIQMAYKAAESDLGTAGSVKNCQSMIGKERFVVISGDVLTDFDLTAALKFHEQNKAKATMVLTRVENPLAFGVVITAKDGKIERFLEKPTWGEVFSDTVNTGIYILEPEVLDLFPEKTEYDFSKNLFPLMLKEGMPLYGYIAQGYWADIGNLDQYRIAHQDIFAGKVEVGIPGSRQNKMGKEIWTGKGCHIDPSAQLSGTVVLGDNCNIGKNARISNSVLGDGCQVEEGVVLTNATVWRNVQIGAEAQARECVISSGTDVHEKASIFEGAIISDNCSIGKEAVIKAGVKVWPNKVVEDGAQLSTSLIWGDKWSRSIFGQHGVTGMAGIDITPEFASKLGAAYGASLPKGSTVVTARDIHKTSRMINRALISGILSSGVNVHDLQDMPISVARYAVPKLSNAGGLHTRKSPFDKQYIDIKFFDNRGLALSSGKEKGIENLFYREDFRRATMEETGELSFPHRLLEFYHEGFLEALDVKAIAEAKPKVVIDYAFSAAAPIFPWLLGKLGCEVVALNAYMDETKLTKTQDEFNAALKQLSDIVPTLKANFGVLFDAGAEKIFVVDEKGHLLHGTELLALFSLYTYNRTPGAKTVVPVNGSQILDDLAKAKGGKLQRTRINYYSLMEAAAQKDVAFAGESDGGLIFPKFAPIMDAMMSTAKLMEVIALEKKPISHYLEQLPKKIQVSQKVPCSWEMKGTIMRHLIEDTANEKRELIDGVKLTLNGSSVMILPDADMAIFHVSAESETEKKAQELVASFSEKIKKWQG
- a CDS encoding phosphoglucomutase/phosphomannomutase family protein — translated: MAKITFGTSGWRAILADEFTFANVRIAVAAIAQHLQQSGEAGKGVVVAGDYRFLSEEFMKVTAQVLAGHGIKSFVCPVGTPTPTVSYELLRRGCAGAINFTASHNPAQYQGLKFNGSDGGPAPVQVTMALEALTESLAVKNAKVPEMNEEQAREKGLIVDIDPKEEYFKRIREFVRFDALKKARMKVVVDLMHGNGAGYLDALLQESGVTLKVLHSNRDPFFGGHHPEPGGEELKEAVQMVRTWPAHMGLANDGDADRFGIIDSDGTYITPNEVLAILFDHLLETRDWKGCVVRTVATTHLIDEIAKAHNVPLKETPVGFKYIAEIMAKEPIIIGGEESGGLTVHGHVPEKDGILACLLMAEVVASAGKNLSAVLKGLHQKYGAFYSDRLNLKLRDGLKEVMTAKLKDNPPAEIAGLKVAQIVRKDGTKFLLENGEWLMVRFSGTEPLMRCYMEARTLEGLERLRQAGQELTRA
- a CDS encoding adenylate/guanylate cyclase domain-containing protein, coding for MLKHFPVLEKILPKLKAAFPMAVLWLLLTVGAGILAAQFIDDPVIVEVLALMVGALLLFWWALLAWRIRNAVLLETQDLFFTHQMVSYNFPKVTGSMPWNTALLMEKLVEGSAQEYRTLQEKAKLSNQTLEKYVGTSVTERATKKALGSELGGELRKVYVLFSDVRGFTSMTEQLKPEETVEILNKMFQGMEEVITQGGGDINKYIGDAIFAYFRRPYGNEEEPARAVLRTAIRMQDRFELLNQSFKVAYSREVKIGLGIGITAGEAIVGNLGSTNRMEFTLIGDTVNMASRLCGVAKHGQVLVNEEMAKACRDSFTLSPLSPMQIKGKSEMQTPYLVQGERLGIGR
- a CDS encoding AAA family ATPase — translated: MASRKPKKNKKSLPNGKVLTAYRHLGLKQDPFTTLSLQGHNLDFFIGREDLLDRLLSLALSVSNVGVAGEPGVGKSSLMQALRARVPSAYHTVAIGVPLDDASYFLNELLREILVAIPKVPGIKAQDLHRKLESGELSKNAVFSVIRSLVSKLRKPLLVFVDDLEKIKGDRVHHLTRSEKTLQLLEELKALLELPNIAFVMALQEEFYSKVNQVVREGAEPTVLGLFKNVVLVEKFTPDQLKDILALRLSKAGWKTPVEDFLEPEALTLALALSSGNARRFVFLLSEAMYRGFKRGGRRVEFQDLFEAVNEHLKLDLVCKKLLYFLAKSGRAVASNQDLQAFMGLDMISIARRLEILTKNRLAEMVDVAGGAKVYALPGQGQGPAPTPSAQVQVSRTAEGEKVYRLLDENSN
- the cutA gene encoding divalent-cation tolerance protein CutA, with amino-acid sequence MKYLVVLVTTPDRKTSEKLSRGLVAHQMAACVNIVPGVRSRYRWKGKVETAREELLLIKTGRSKLSALTRWVRENHPYTVCEVVALPIRGGSEAYLDWIAASLA